Proteins from one Cicer arietinum cultivar CDC Frontier isolate Library 1 chromosome 3, Cicar.CDCFrontier_v2.0, whole genome shotgun sequence genomic window:
- the LOC101511745 gene encoding protein PHOSPHATE STARVATION RESPONSE 1-like, which yields MGSTRSHGSSTHKERLRWTQQLHDRFVEAVNRLGGPDRATPKGILKGMKAMGILELSIYHVKSHLQKYRISKLIPESTTRGKIEKRSISDILPNFCSISALQLKEVLQMQAEVQKRITDRLEVQKSLKLKIEAQRIYLERFGQSNQRTTITRKTCKPFVGTSTPLPSLSKDSESLRTQSEEEHQTTIKQKIIDEDVFLTGFELGSSTNQEFYNQTWNLSWSQLAAATCQSPLVPSFIL from the exons ATGGGTTCTACTCGGTCACATGGCTCTTCCACACACAAAGAACGCTTACGATGGACACAACAACTCCATGATCGCTTTGTGGAGGCTGTTAATAGACTTGGGGGCCCTGATA GGGCAACACCAAAGGGTATATTGAAGGGAATGAAGGCTATGGGGATTTTAGAATTGAGCATTTATCACGTCAAAAGTCACTTGCAG AAATACAGgatttccaaattgattccAGAGTCCACCACAA GAGGAAAAATTGAGAAGAGAAGCATATCAGATATACTGCCAAATTTTTGTTCTATATC TGCTCTTCAATTAAAGGAAGTCCTACAAATGCAGGCAGAGGTGCAAAAACGCATCACTGACAGACTTGAG GTTCAAAAAAGCTTGAAGCTGAAAATTGAAGCACAGAGAATTTATCTAGAGAGATTTGGACAAAGTAATCAAAGAACAACAATTACAAGAAAAACTTGCAAGCCTTTTGTCGGTACATCTACACCTCTGCCCTCTCTTTCTAAGGATTCTGAATCCTTAAGAACACAATCTGAGGAAGAACATCAAACAACCATAAAGCAAAAGATCATAGACGAGGATGTTTTTCTTACAGGTTTTGAACTAGGATCTTCCACCAATCAAGAATTCTACAACCAAACCTGGAATCTTTCTTGGAGTCAGTTGGCTGCAGCAACATGCCAATCACCTTTGGTACCTAGTTTCATATTGTAG
- the LOC101489388 gene encoding uncharacterized protein isoform X3, which yields MARRRKLNIRHHASDNEGIQSTSNNTNSTNVEGSNVAETRSSPCHAEGVIQVEPKRARGPTKMLDVWEMEHGDLIIVNLDKYGRPIGEEGTTLTRFIGSVARRYQYAPINYKSWKVMPNDYKEEMLKLIEIKKGKGVLPGRKEIYIDTRTRKDGTIVNEKAAKLIEELKKHNNEAGTSQSTQDTQGSMSWKDDIFYQVQGPDKNGRVRCMGKIPHSKKSKVCASENEELRERVKNMENLLANVMTLIQNRFSGADVNDIIQAARQVPDATSAQNHLNSLSPNNNENNENGED from the exons ATGGCTCGAAGAAGAAAGTTAAATATTCGACATCATGCAAGTGATAATGAAGGAATTCAGTCTACTTCTAATAATACAAACTCAACCAATGTAGAAGGAAGTAATGTTGCAGAAACTCGTTCTAGTCCTTGTCATGCAGAAGGTGTCATAC aAGTAGAGCCTAAACGGGCTAGAGGTCCTACAAAAATGTTAGATGTATGGGAAATGGAACATGGTGATTTAATAATCGTTAATTTGGACAAATATGGTCGACCCATTGGTGAGGAAGGGACAACTCTAACTCGTTTCATTGGTAGCGTAGCTAGAAGGTATCAATATGCTCCTATCAACTACAAGTCATGGAAAGTTATGCCAAATGATTACAAAGaagaaatgttgaaattaataGAG ATAAAAAAGGGAAAAGGAGTGTTGCCTGGACGTAAAGAGATTTACATTGATACCCGTACTCGTAAAGATGGAACAATTGTCAATGAAAAGGCTGCaaaattgatt gaagaactaaaaaaacataataatgagGCTGGAACTTCTCAATCAACCCAAGACACACAAGGTTCTATGTCTTGGAAGGATGACATATTTTATCAAGTACAAGGACCTGATAAAAACGGACGTGTGCGATGTATGGGCAAGATTCCTCATTCTAAAAAATCGAAGGTTTGTGCATCTGAAAATGAAGAGTTGCGCGAAAGAGTTAAGAATATGGAAAACTTGTTAGCAAATGTGATGACTTTAATTCAAAATCGATTTTCTGGAGCAGATGTTAATGATATAATACAAGCTGCAAGACAG GTTCCTGATGCTACTAGTGctcaaaaccatttgaattcacttagtccaaacaacaacgaaaataatgaaaatg gtgaagattaa
- the LOC101490031 gene encoding uncharacterized protein: MDEQKSSEVTHELRWLSRGPSEVVRRYTGYAINGFRFHTKKRERFLKTQNIGVVVKTKTSTDEINYYGAIIDILLLDYSGKYKFVLFKCDWVDINKGIKKDKFGMTLVNFKFLKHTGKNICDDPFVFASQAKKVFYIYDERNKDWLVVLNAKVRDIYDMGDEESNEIEEIHGQLMGDTSEATQNVNDLVRLEVEDDNDFFEVVDVDNMDDDEDDEDDEEDE; this comes from the coding sequence ATGGATGAACAAAAGAGCTCAGAAGTTACTCATGAACTTAGATGGTTATCCCGTGGACCATCTGAGGTAGTAAGAAGATACACAGGTTATGCGATTAATGGTTTTAGATTCCACacaaagaagagagagagatttttgaaaacacaaaatattGGAGTTGTTGTAAAGACAAAGACCTCAACAGATGAAATTAATTACTATGGGGCAATAATTGATATACTGCTGTTGGATTATTCTGGAAAgtacaagtttgtgttatttaaatgTGATTGGGTTGATATTAATAAAGGTATCAAGAAAGATAAGTTTGGTATGACGCttgtcaatttcaaatttttaaaacatactgGGAAAAATATTTGTGATGACCCATTTGTGTTTGCATCACAAGCTAAAAAggtgttttatatatatgatgagAGAAACAAGGATTGGCTTGTTGTTCTCAATGCAAAAGTTAGAGATATCTATGATATGGGTGATGAGGAATctaatgaaattgaagaaattcaTGGGCAACTAATGGGCGATACAAGTGAAGCTactcaaaatgttaatgatttggTTAGGCTTGAAGTTGAAGAcgataatgatttttttgaagttgttgatgttgataatatggatgatgatgaagatgatgaagatgatgaggaAGACGAATGA
- the LOC101489388 gene encoding uncharacterized protein isoform X2 yields MARRRKLNIRHHASDNEGIQSTSNNTNSTNVEGSNVAETRSSPCHAEEVEPKRARGPTKMLDVWEMEHGDLIIVNLDKYGRPIGEEGTTLTRFIGSVARRYQYAPINYKSWKVMPNDYKEEMLKLIEKISKINRQNRAKFEDVHCMGSKSLPKFIDEKIKKGKGVLPGRKEIYIDTRTRKDGTIVNEKAAKLIEELKKHNNEAGTSQSTQDTQGSMSWKDDIFYQVQGPDKNGRVRCMGKIPHSKKSKVCASENEELRERVKNMENLLANVMTLIQNRFSGADVNDIIQAARQVPDATSAQNHLNSLSPNNNENNENGED; encoded by the exons ATGGCTCGAAGAAGAAAGTTAAATATTCGACATCATGCAAGTGATAATGAAGGAATTCAGTCTACTTCTAATAATACAAACTCAACCAATGTAGAAGGAAGTAATGTTGCAGAAACTCGTTCTAGTCCTTGTCATGCAGAAG aAGTAGAGCCTAAACGGGCTAGAGGTCCTACAAAAATGTTAGATGTATGGGAAATGGAACATGGTGATTTAATAATCGTTAATTTGGACAAATATGGTCGACCCATTGGTGAGGAAGGGACAACTCTAACTCGTTTCATTGGTAGCGTAGCTAGAAGGTATCAATATGCTCCTATCAACTACAAGTCATGGAAAGTTATGCCAAATGATTACAAAGaagaaatgttgaaattaataGAG aaaataagtaaaattaataggcAAAATCGTGCTAAATTTGAAGATGTTCATTGTATGGGTTCAAAAAGTCTCCCAAAGTTTATTGATGAGAAg ATAAAAAAGGGAAAAGGAGTGTTGCCTGGACGTAAAGAGATTTACATTGATACCCGTACTCGTAAAGATGGAACAATTGTCAATGAAAAGGCTGCaaaattgatt gaagaactaaaaaaacataataatgagGCTGGAACTTCTCAATCAACCCAAGACACACAAGGTTCTATGTCTTGGAAGGATGACATATTTTATCAAGTACAAGGACCTGATAAAAACGGACGTGTGCGATGTATGGGCAAGATTCCTCATTCTAAAAAATCGAAGGTTTGTGCATCTGAAAATGAAGAGTTGCGCGAAAGAGTTAAGAATATGGAAAACTTGTTAGCAAATGTGATGACTTTAATTCAAAATCGATTTTCTGGAGCAGATGTTAATGATATAATACAAGCTGCAAGACAG GTTCCTGATGCTACTAGTGctcaaaaccatttgaattcacttagtccaaacaacaacgaaaataatgaaaatg gtgaagattaa
- the LOC101489388 gene encoding uncharacterized protein isoform X1 — protein sequence MARRRKLNIRHHASDNEGIQSTSNNTNSTNVEGSNVAETRSSPCHAEGVIQVEPKRARGPTKMLDVWEMEHGDLIIVNLDKYGRPIGEEGTTLTRFIGSVARRYQYAPINYKSWKVMPNDYKEEMLKLIEKISKINRQNRAKFEDVHCMGSKSLPKFIDEKIKKGKGVLPGRKEIYIDTRTRKDGTIVNEKAAKLIEELKKHNNEAGTSQSTQDTQGSMSWKDDIFYQVQGPDKNGRVRCMGKIPHSKKSKVCASENEELRERVKNMENLLANVMTLIQNRFSGADVNDIIQAARQVPDATSAQNHLNSLSPNNNENNENGED from the exons ATGGCTCGAAGAAGAAAGTTAAATATTCGACATCATGCAAGTGATAATGAAGGAATTCAGTCTACTTCTAATAATACAAACTCAACCAATGTAGAAGGAAGTAATGTTGCAGAAACTCGTTCTAGTCCTTGTCATGCAGAAGGTGTCATAC aAGTAGAGCCTAAACGGGCTAGAGGTCCTACAAAAATGTTAGATGTATGGGAAATGGAACATGGTGATTTAATAATCGTTAATTTGGACAAATATGGTCGACCCATTGGTGAGGAAGGGACAACTCTAACTCGTTTCATTGGTAGCGTAGCTAGAAGGTATCAATATGCTCCTATCAACTACAAGTCATGGAAAGTTATGCCAAATGATTACAAAGaagaaatgttgaaattaataGAG aaaataagtaaaattaataggcAAAATCGTGCTAAATTTGAAGATGTTCATTGTATGGGTTCAAAAAGTCTCCCAAAGTTTATTGATGAGAAg ATAAAAAAGGGAAAAGGAGTGTTGCCTGGACGTAAAGAGATTTACATTGATACCCGTACTCGTAAAGATGGAACAATTGTCAATGAAAAGGCTGCaaaattgatt gaagaactaaaaaaacataataatgagGCTGGAACTTCTCAATCAACCCAAGACACACAAGGTTCTATGTCTTGGAAGGATGACATATTTTATCAAGTACAAGGACCTGATAAAAACGGACGTGTGCGATGTATGGGCAAGATTCCTCATTCTAAAAAATCGAAGGTTTGTGCATCTGAAAATGAAGAGTTGCGCGAAAGAGTTAAGAATATGGAAAACTTGTTAGCAAATGTGATGACTTTAATTCAAAATCGATTTTCTGGAGCAGATGTTAATGATATAATACAAGCTGCAAGACAG GTTCCTGATGCTACTAGTGctcaaaaccatttgaattcacttagtccaaacaacaacgaaaataatgaaaatg gtgaagattaa
- the LOC101511413 gene encoding protein STABILIZED1: MVFIVPPSGKILSLDINPNTTTLHNLKHQIQQFHGIPIPQQRLFISNSLRLLGQNDSLLISNLGVQQYSTLTLHIPFYGGTQPPAVPKPPRFDFLNSKPPANYVAGLGRGATGFTTRSDIGPARAAPDLPDRSAAAIGAAAGGAGRGRGKGGEDAVEEDEEGEDKGYDENQKFDEFEGNDVGLFASAEYDEDDKEADAVWEEIDKRMDSRRKDRREARLKQEIEKYRASNPKITEQFADLKRKLYTLSTDDWQSLEKFESGGYSSRNKKKRFESFVPVPDTLLEKARQEQEHVTALDPKSRAASANGTETPWAQTPVTDLTAVGEGRGTVLSLKLDRLSDSVSGMTNVDPKGYLTVLNSMKITSDAEISDFKKARLLLKSVTQTNPKHPPGWIAAARLEELAGKLQAARQLIQKGCEECPKNEDVWLEACRLANPDEAKAVIARGVKSIPTSVKLWMQASKLEGDDMNRSRVLRKGLEHIPDSVRLWKAVVELANEEDARLLLHRAVECCPLHVELWLALARLETYDNAKKVLNRARERLTKEPAIWITAAKLEEANGNTSMVGKIIERGIRALQREGVVIDREAWMKEAEAAERAGSVATCQAIIHNTIGVGVEEEDRKRTWVADAEECKKRGSIETARAIYAHALTVFLTKKSIWLKAAQLERSHGTRESLDALLRKAVTYRPQAEVLWLMGAKEKWLAGDVPAARAILQEAYAAIPNSEEIWLAAFKLEFENHEPERARMLLAKARERGGTERVWMKSAIVERELGNIDEERRLLNEGLKQFPSFYKLWLMIGQLEERLAESSKQQDQPEKRHTHMMEAKKVYESGLKSCANSVPLWLSLANLEEEMSGLSKARAVLTMGRKKNPQNPELWLAAVRAELKHGYKKEADILMAKALQECPNSGILWAASIEMVPRPQRKTKSMDALKKCDHDPHVIAAVAKLFWLDRKVDKARTWLNRAVTLAPDIGDFWALCYKFELQHGTEENQKDVLKRCVAAEPKHGEKWQAVSKAVENSHQPTESILKKVVIALGKEENAAENSKH, translated from the coding sequence ATGGTATTCATCGTGCCACCCAGTGGCAAAATCCTATCCTTAGACATAAACCCTAATACCACCACTCTCCACAATCTCAAACACCAAATCCAACAATTTCACGGAATTCCCATTCCACAACAACGTCTCTTCATTTCTAACAGTCTCCGATTACTCGGTCAAAACGATTCACTCTTAATCTCAAATCTCGGCGTTCAACAATACTCAACCCTAACCCTACATATTCCCTTTTATGGCGGCACTCAACCTCCCGCCGTTCCCAAACCGCCTCGCTTCGATTTTCTCAATTCCAAACCGCCTGCTAATTACGTTGCCGGACTTGGCCGTGGTGCCACTGGGTTCACCACGAGGTCGGATATTGGACCTGCACGTGCTGCTCCTGATTTGCCTGATAGATCGGCTGCTGCTATCGGTGCGGCGGCTGGTGGTGCTGGAAGGGGGAGAGGGAAAGGAGGCGAGGATGCTGTTGAGGAAGATGAAGAAGGTGAAGATAAAGGTTATGATGAGAATCAgaaatttgatgagtttgaagGGAATGATGTTGGTTTGTTTGCTTCTGCTGAATATGATGAGGATGATAAAGAAGCTGATGCTGTTTGGGAAGAAATTGATAAGAGAATGGATTCTAGAAGGAAGGATCGTAGAGAAGCTAGGTTGAAACAAGAGATTGAAAAGTATAGAGCTTCTAACCCTAAAATTACTGAACAGTTTGCTGATTTAAAACGCAAATTGTATACTTTATCAACTGATGATTGGCAGAGTCTTGAGAAGTTTGAGAGCGGTGGTTATTCTTCAAGGAATAAGAAGAAAAGGTTTGAGAGTTTTGTTCCTGTGCCTGATACACTTCTTGAGAAAGCAAGGCAGGAACAAGAGCATGTTACGGCTTTGGATCCTAAGAGTAGAGCTGCTTCAGCAAATGGAACTGAGACTCCTTGGGCGCAAACACCTGTTACTGATTTGACTGCTGTTGGTGAGGGTAGAGGTACTGTTTTGTCATTGAAATTAGATAGGTTGTCCGATTCGGTCTCTGGAATGACTAATGTTGATCCAAAGGGGTATCTTACTGTTCTTAATAGTATGAAAATTACTAGTGATGCTGAGATTTCTGATTTTAAAAAGGCTAGATTGTTGCTTAAGAGTGTTACTCAGACGAATCCTAAACATCCTCCTGGTTGGATTGCTGCTGCGAGGTTGGAGGAGTTGGCGGGGAAGCTTCAGGCGGCTAGGCAATTGATACAGAAAGGGTGTGAAGAATGTCCCAAGAATGAAGATGTGTGGTTGGAGGCTTGTAGGTTAGCGAATCCCGATGAAGCAAAGGCTGTGATAGCTAGGGGTGTTAAGTCGATTCCCACTTCTGTTAAGTTGTGGATGCAGGCTTCAAAATTAGAAGGCGATGATATGAACAGAAGTAGGGTGTTGAGGAAAGGGCTTGAGCATATTCCTGATTCGGTTAGGCTTTGGAAGGCTGTTGTTGAGCTTGCAAATGAAGAAGATGCTAGACTTTTACTTCACAGAGCTGTGGAATGTTGTCCATTGCATGTGGAATTGTGGCTTGCGCTTGCTAGGTTGGAGACTTATGACAATGCTAAGAAGGTTCTCAATAGGGCAAGAGAGAGGCTGACCAAGGAGCCAGCTATATGGATAACGGCTGCCAAGTTGGAAGAAGCTAATGGGAACACATCCATGGTTGGCAAGATAATTGAGAGGGGTATAAGGGCTTTGCAGAGAGAAGGTGTGGTGATTGATAGAGAAGCTTGGATGAAGGAAGCAGAGGCGGCGGAACGAGCTGGTTCGGTTGCAACTTGCCAAGCAATAATCCATAATACAATTGGAGTTGGAGTTGAAGAGGAAGATAGGAAGAGAACATGGGTGGCCGATGCCGAGGAATGCAAGAAAAGAGGTTCTATTGAGACTGCCAGAGCtatatatgctcatgcattgaCCGTGTTCTTAACAAAGAAGAGCATATGGCTCAAAGCAGCACAGCTTGAAAGGAGTCATGGTACAAGAGAATCACTTGATGCATTACTTCGTAAAGCAGTTACATACAGACCACAGGCTGAAGTTCTTTGGCTTATGGGTGCCAAGGAGAAGTGGCTTGCTGGAGATGTGCCTGCTGCTCGTGCAATTCTCCAAGAAGCTTACGCTGCCATTCCCAATTCGGAGGAAATATGGCTTGCGGCCTTTAAGCTAGAATTTGAAAATCACGAACCCGAAAGAGCTAGAATGTTGTTGGCTAAAGCAAGGGAGAGAGGAGGCACAGAGAGAGTCTGGATGAAATCAGCTATCGTAGAGAGAGAACTCGGAAACATTGACGAGGAAAGGAGACTGTTAAATGAAGGGCTGAAGCAATTCCCTTCATTCTATAAACTGTGGTTGATGATTGGCCAGCTTGAGGAACGGCTTGCTGAGTCTTCAAAGCAGCAGGATCAGCCTGAGAAGCGGCACACTCACATGATGGAAGCTAAGAAGGTCTATGAATCTGGATTGAAAAGTTGTGCTAATTCTGTACCGCTTTGGCTCTCTCTTGCTAATCTTGAAGAGGAGATGAGTGGGTTGAGTAAAGCTCGTGCAGTTCTCACAATGGGTCGAAAGAAGAATCCTCAAAACCCTGAACTGTGGCTAGCAGCTGTTAGAGCAGAGTTGAAGCATGGATATAAGAAAGAAGCTGATATTTTAATGGCAAAAGCATTACAAGAGTGTCCCAACAGTGGCATTTTATGGGCAGCTTCAATTGAGATGGTTCCTCGTCCCCAACGGAAAACCAAGAGTATGGATGCCCTGAAGAAATGTGACCATGATCCCCATGTTATTGCTGCCGTGGCCAAATTATTCTGGCTTGATAGGAAGGTGGACAAAGCCAGGACTTGGCTGAATAGGGCTGTGACGCTTGCTCCTGACATTGGGGATTTTTGGGCTTTGTGCTACAAATTTGAACTACAACATGGAACTGAGGAGAACCAGAAGGATGTATTGAAGAGATGTGTAGCTGCTGAGCCAAAACACGGGGAGAAATGGCAAGCAGTCTCGAAGGCAGTAGAGAACTCTCACCAACCAACAGAATCCATCTTGAAGAAAGTGGTGATTGCACTTGGGAAGGAGGAGAATGCAGCTGAGAATAGTAAACATTGA
- the LOC140919831 gene encoding uncharacterized protein, translated as MEHDMDGLVHDVFGIHSTEEPICGEGERIPEVRENSKFYEFVKENEQMLYPNCKKYSKLSFKVHLYHLKCLHGWSDKSFSMLLDLLRDALPEENVLPKSYYETKKIVSGLGLGYEKIHACPNDCILYWDKYAKYEVCPKCSTSRWKTTNEDVQGNGMETSERRKKIPAKILRWFPLKPRLQRLYMSSKVAESMRWHHESRLNDGSLRHPADSLAWKNFDARYPTFSLDPRNFRLGVASYGFNPFKTMSITHSTWPVILIPYNLPPWMCMKQPYFMLSLLIPGPKGPGNNIDIYLQPLVQELQELWDDGIETFDAYKKETFQLRAAMMWTINDFPAYANLSGWSTKGQYACPCCGIETTSQWLRHGKKFCYMGHRRWLSPKHKWRLNSRDFDGTRELRIPPKRLDGTDILRQIDECREKGLANGAQPWKKKSIFFTLPYWQYNVLRHNLDVMHIEKNVCDNIIGTLLNQEGKSKDNYKARADLVDMGIRSMLHPQPSPNITTTRLPRACYQMTNKEKESFLSILKNVKTPDECSSNIPRCVHVKQHKMFGLKSYDCHVLMQELLPVALRGSLPDKVTSVLVDLCNFFKQICSKVLNVEFLSQLESQIVITLCQLETIFPPSFFTVMMHLVIHLAHEAQVAGPVQYRWMYPLERYVCL; from the coding sequence ATGGAGCATGACATGGATGGATTAGTTCATGATGTATTTGGAATTCATTCTACAGAAGAGCCAATTTGTGGTGAAGGTGAAAGAATTCCCGAAGTTAGagaaaactctaaattttaCGAATTTGTAAAGGAGAATGAGCAAATGCTTTACCCGAACTGTAAAAAGTATAGCAAGCTATCATTTAAAGTACATTTGTATCATTTAAAGTGTCTTCATGGGTGGAGTGACAAGTCATTCTCCATGTTGCTTGATTTACTAAGAGATGCTTTACCAGAAGAAAATGTTTTGCCAAAGTCATATTATGAAACTAAAAAGATTGTTTCAGGATTAGGTTTGGGGTATGAGAAGATCCATGCTTGTCCCAATGATTGCATATTATATTGGGATAAATATGCCAAATATGAAGTATGTCCAAAGTGTAGTACGTCAAGGTGGAAAACAACAAATGAAGACGTACAAGGTAATGGAATGGAGACTTCTGAGAGGCGAAAGAAGATACCAGCAAAGATCCTTCGATGGTTTCCATTGAAACCAAGGTTGCAAAGGTTATACATGTCCTCCAAAGTTGCAGAATCAATGAGATGGCACCATGAGAGTAGATTGAATGATGGTTCTCTTAGGCATCCAGCTGATTCCCTTGCTTGGAAGAATTTTGACGCTCGATATCCAACATTTTCGTTAGATCCTCGTAATTTTCGATTAGGAGTGGCTTCATATGGTTTCAATCCTTTCAAGACTATGAGTATTACTCATAGCACTTGGCCTGTCATTCTAattccttacaatcttcctccttgGATGTGCATGAAACAACCATACTTCATGTTATCACTATTAATTCCGGGTCCAAAAGGTCCTGGAAATAACATTGACATTTATCTGCAACCTTTAGTACAAGAGTTGCAAGAGTTATGGGATGATGGAATTGAAACATTTGATGCCTATAAGAAAGAGACATTTCAACTTCGTGCAGCTATGATGTGGACTATTAATGACTTTCCAGCATATGCTAACTTGTCTGGATGGAGTACTAAAGGTCAATATGCATGTCCATGTTGTGGTATTGAAACTACCTCGCAGTGGTTACGTCATGGCAAAAAATTTTGCTACATGGGTCATCGTCGTTGGTTATCTCCCAAACATAAGTGGAGATTGAATAGTAGGGATTTTGATGGAACACGAGAGCTAAGGATCCCTCCTAAAAGACTTGATGGGACtgatattttaagacaaataGATGAATGTAGAGAAAAAGGTCTAGCAAATGGAGCACAACCTTGGAAAAAGAAGAGCATTTTCTTCACATTGCCTTATTGGCAATATAATGTATTGCGTCATAATCTTGATGTGATGCACATTGAAAAGAACGTATGTGACAACATTATTGGTACATTGTTAAACCAAGAGGGAAAATCCAAAGATAATTATAAGGCACGAGCTGATCTTGTAGATATGGGCATAAGAAGTATGCTCCATCCTCAACCAAGTCCTAATATAACTACAACGCGTTTGCCTAGAGCATGCTATCAAATGACTAACAAAGAAAAGGAATCTTTCCTAAGCATTCTCAAGAATgtaaaaactccagatgaatgTTCATCAAACATCCCACGTTGTGTGCATGTCAAGCAACACAAGATGTTTGGATTAAAAAGTTATGATTGTCATGTTTTGATGCAAGAGCTTCTTCCAGTAGCATTACGGGGTTCATTGCCAGATAAAGTCACTTCAGTGTTAGTTGATCTTTGCAATTTCTTCAAGCAAATTTGTTCTAAGGTACTTAATGTGGAATTTCTATCACAATTGGAGTCTCAAATAGTTATCACACTTTGTCAGTTGGAAACAATTtttcctccttcattttttaCTGTTATGATGCATTTGGTAATTCATTTGGCACACGAAGCCCAAGTTGCTGGACCGGTACAAtatcgatggatgtatccgCTTGAGAGGTATgtatgtttataa